The following are from one region of the Ornithorhynchus anatinus isolate Pmale09 chromosome X1, mOrnAna1.pri.v4, whole genome shotgun sequence genome:
- the IL5 gene encoding interleukin-5 — MTSTDIALRRLASEALIMLQTHQTLLLGNGTLKISTPHQNDNLLCIEEIFQGIGTLKNHTTKGHLGTEAFFHGLSSLRDHISIEEKKCRGPRRNVGDFLKHLQIFLQQIKTDGIGRKCDSCKAAETEEAEKA; from the exons ATGACTTCCACAGATATTGCACTGAGGAGACTGGCTTCAGAAGCACTGATAATGCTCCAGACTCATCAGACTCTGCTGTTAGGCAACGGG ACTTTAAAGATTTCTACACCTCATCAAAATGAT AACCTCTTGTGCATTGAAGAAATCTTCCAGGGAATAGGCACACTGAAAAACCACACCACCAAAGGACATTTAGGCACAGAAGCCTTTTTTCACGGCTTATCTTCACTAAGAGACCACATATCCATCGAAGAA AAGAAGTGCAGAGGGCCAAGGAGAAACGTTGGAGACTTCCTGAAACACCTGCAGATATTTCTCCAACAGATCAAGACAGATGGCATCGGGAGAAAATGTGATTCGTGTAAAGCCGCAGAGACGGAGGAGGCAGAAAAGGCTTAA